In Natronococcus sp. AD-5, the genomic window GAGCGAGGACGAGCCCTGGAAGGCCGAGAGCTACCTCGCGACCACGGAAGAGGAGCTCATCGAGAACGCGGGGACGGTCTACAACCAGACGCTCGCGCTCGGGAACCTCGACCTCGAGCAGTGGGAGTACAAGCTCCCCGACAAGAGCTGGGACGAGCTGAGCCTCGCGCTCGTCGGCACGCCCTGCGAGATCGAAGGGATCCGCGCGCTGCAGGACTTCGACTGGGACTACCAGCAGCAGAACGAGGGCATCCGCGCGGTCGACTACACGATCGCGCTGATGTGCACGAAGAACTTCAACTACTACAGCCTCATGGGCGAGCAACTCGAGGAGAAGCGGGACATCTCGCCCGAGGAGATCGGCAAGATGGACGTCCTCCACGGCAAGATGATGGTCTACGGCCACGACGGCGAGATGATCCTCGAGGAGGACGTCGAGAACTTCCACGACGCCGCGCTCAAGGGCTGCGACGAGTGCGCCGACTTCACCGGCTTCTGTTCGGACATCACCGTCGGCTCCGTCGGCTCCGCCGACGAGTACTCGAGCGTCATCCTCCGGACCGAACAGGGCGTAAATGCCTGGGAGCTCACCGAGCCGAAACTCGATTACCACGACCTCGAGGACAAGTCGGCGGTCGGCAAGCTCCAGGGCTGGGACAAGAAGAAGGCCTTCGAGAGCCTCGAGCGGCCGTTCGATCCCGACGCACCGCGGTTCATCGACTACACGGACCACGCCGAGAACTACGGCACGGCGCTGAACCCGCACGACGAAGGCCACTGACGAACGCCGCCGTCTGCGTCCGTATCCCGTTTCCGTCCCTCACCTCGTTCCGGACCGGTGCTTCGTATCGCCGCCCATCAGTAGAAAAACATATGCGGAACTGCTGCGACGAACCGAGCGATGACGGAAACCGCGATCGTCCACCGGCTGAACATCATTATCCTCCTGATACTACTCATTCTCCTCGCCGTCGCCCGACCGGTAATTCCGCCGATAGCGCTCTTCATCGCCGTCTTTATTCTCGGTCTCGTGCTGGTTCTCCAGATCCTGTGGACGCTCGCGTCCGACCCGGTCCGTCGGTCGAACGCCTGAACGGTCCGGATTCGGCGAACTTATTCACTTCCGGGGGGATCCACGCCTATGGACGCTCGTATCCGAGTCGCAACCCCGTCCGACGCGGCGGCGGTTCGTGACATCTACGCCCCCTTCTGCGAATCGTCCGCGGTCACGTTCGAGGAGACGCCGCCGACCGAAGCCGAGATGGCCGAGCGCATCGCGTCGACGCTCGAGCGCTACCCCTGGCTCGTTTGCGAGCGCGGGAACGACGTGGTCGGCTACACCTACGCCGGCCCGCTGCGGAAACGGCGCGCCTACGAGTGGGTCGTCGAACTCTCGATTTACGTAGCCGAATCGACGCGCCGGACGGGCGTCGGCGAGGCCCTCTACGAGTCGCTGTTCGCAGTCCTCGAGCGTCAGGGGGTCCGCGACGCCTACGCCGTGACGACGCTGCCGAACCCGGCGACCGTCGGCTTCCACGAGCGGCAGGGGTTCGAGCGACTGGTCGACTTCCCGGCGATAGGGTACGTCGAGGACGACTGGCACGACGTCGCCTGGTGGCGGCGCTCCCTCGCCGATAAGCCGACCGACC contains:
- a CDS encoding GNAT family N-acetyltransferase codes for the protein MDARIRVATPSDAAAVRDIYAPFCESSAVTFEETPPTEAEMAERIASTLERYPWLVCERGNDVVGYTYAGPLRKRRAYEWVVELSIYVAESTRRTGVGEALYESLFAVLERQGVRDAYAVTTLPNPATVGFHERQGFERLVDFPAIGYVEDDWHDVAWWRRSLADKPTDPDRLRSFPSVREDEDFAELLRAGESRLTDPSRD